The genomic segment CCGATGCACCAGGCCCGTCGCATGGTCGGCGCCGGCGCGGTGGTGCTGCCGCCGCGCGGCGTGGTCTACGGCGTGGCCAGCCGCCGGGTGCTGGACACCGTGCGCGCCATGGTGCCCGTCCTCGAGCAGCTGTCGTTCGACGAGGCGTTCGGCGAGCCGGCCGAGCTGGCCGGCGCCAGCGCCGAGGAGGTCGAGGAGTTCGCCGTGATGCTGCGCCGGCGGGTCCGTGAGGAAACCGGCCTGGTGGCGTCCGTCGGGGCCGGGTCGGGCAAGCAGATCGCGAAGATCGCGTCGGATCTGGCCAAGCCCGATGGGTTTCGGGTGGTCCGTCGCGACGAGGAACGCACGCTGCTGGACGGCCTGCCGGTGCGAAGGCTGTGGGGGATCGGCCCGGTGGCCGAGGACAAGCTGCACCGGCTGGGCATCGACACGATCGGCCAGCTTGCCGCCCTGACCGACGCGGAGGCGGCCAGCGTCCTGGGCGCCACCGTCGGGCCCGCGCTGCACCGCCTGGCCCGCGGTATCGACGACCGCCCGGTGGCCGAGCGCGCGGAGGCCAAGCAGATCAGCGCCGAGTCGACGTTCCCCGCGGACCTGACCACCCTCGAGCAGCTGCGTGAGGCCATGGGCCCGATCGCCGAGCACGCCCACCGGCGCCTGGAGCGGGACGGTCGCGGCGCCCGCACGGTCACCGTCAAACTCAAGCGGTCCGACATGAGCACGCTGACCCGGTCGGCGACGCTGCCGTACGCGACCGGCAACCTCGGCACCTTGACCGCCACCGCACTGCGGCTGCTGCTCGATCCTCGGGACGTCGGCCCCATTCGTCTTCTCGGCGTTGGCTTTTCGGGGTTGTCCGATGTCCGCCAGGAATCGTTGTTCCCCGATTTGGAGCAGCAGGAGGCCGAGGTCGTCGATACGCCGGACACTCCCGCACCGACACCCGAGCGGGCGCCCGACGCGGGTGGCTGGCGCATCGGCGACGACGTCCGCCATCCCGAGTTCGGCCACGGCTGGGTGCAGGGCGCCGGTCACGGTGTGGTCAGCGTGCGATTCGAAACCCGCGGCAGCGGACCGGGGGTGATGCGGACCTTTCCCATCGATCACCCCGATTTGCTCAAGGCCAACCCGGTCGACAGCCTGGACTGGGCCGACTATGTCGCCGAGATCGAGGACCGGGCCCGCTCAGCCCAGGCGCTCGATGACGTCGGCGACCGGCAGCCCCACCCCTAGCGCCGCCATCACCAGTACCCGGGCCTGGCTGCTGCGCAACCGCGGCACCAGCACGGCACCCGCGGCCACCAGGTCGTGGCCGGGTCCGTAGGCCGCGGCGGTGCGCCCACCGGGCACCCGGGTGGTGACTGCGACGGCCACCCCGCGGGCACTGGCCCGGCGCACCGCCTCGACGACGGGCGTTCCGGCGTTGCCGGCCCCCATCGCCTCGATCACCAGGCCGGCGGCACCGGCGTCGACGAGCGCGTCGATCGCCGTCCCGTCGGCGCCGGGGTAGGCCGCCACGATGTCGACGCGTACCGCCTCGGCGACCGGGCCCAGGTAGGCCCGATCTTTGCGCGCGGTCACACCGAACGTCCCGTCGCTGACCCGGCCCACGGGCGGGCGCCCGCCGAACAGGTCGGTACCGCCGACCTTGGTGGTGCCGAGCGGGGGCAGCACCCGCCCGGCGAAGCAGATCAGCACCCCGAGGCCGCGGGCGAGCGGGCTGCCCGCCACGGCCAGGGCATCGCGGAGGTTGGCCGGACCGTCTGCGTCGGGGTCGTCGGCCGAGCGGGCGGCCCCGGTCACCACGACGGGAACGTCGCCGTCGTAGGTGAGTTCCAGCCACAGCGCGGTCTCTTCCGTCGAATCCGTGCCGTGGGTGACGACGACACCGTCGGCGTCCCTGGCGGCTTCGGCGACGGCCTTGCCGATGCGCAGCCACTCGGCCGGCGTCAGCTGGGAACTGTCCAGCGTGAACAGGTCGATCACCCGCGCATTCAGCCCGGCGGCCAACTCCGCGCCGCTGTGGACGGGTCGCAGGACGCCCTCGCCGTCGGCGCTGGTCGCTATGGT from the Mycolicibacterium crocinum genome contains:
- a CDS encoding DNA polymerase IV is translated as MDAFFASVEQLTRPTLRGRPVLVGGLGGRGVVAGASYESRVFGARSAMPMHQARRMVGAGAVVLPPRGVVYGVASRRVLDTVRAMVPVLEQLSFDEAFGEPAELAGASAEEVEEFAVMLRRRVREETGLVASVGAGSGKQIAKIASDLAKPDGFRVVRRDEERTLLDGLPVRRLWGIGPVAEDKLHRLGIDTIGQLAALTDAEAASVLGATVGPALHRLARGIDDRPVAERAEAKQISAESTFPADLTTLEQLREAMGPIAEHAHRRLERDGRGARTVTVKLKRSDMSTLTRSATLPYATGNLGTLTATALRLLLDPRDVGPIRLLGVGFSGLSDVRQESLFPDLEQQEAEVVDTPDTPAPTPERAPDAGGWRIGDDVRHPEFGHGWVQGAGHGVVSVRFETRGSGPGVMRTFPIDHPDLLKANPVDSLDWADYVAEIEDRARSAQALDDVGDRQPHP
- a CDS encoding asparaginase, which translates into the protein MPRLVVVTTGGTIATSADGEGVLRPVHSGAELAAGLNARVIDLFTLDSSQLTPAEWLRIGKAVAEAARDADGVVVTHGTDSTEETALWLELTYDGDVPVVVTGAARSADDPDADGPANLRDALAVAGSPLARGLGVLICFAGRVLPPLGTTKVGGTDLFGGRPPVGRVSDGTFGVTARKDRAYLGPVAEAVRVDIVAAYPGADGTAIDALVDAGAAGLVIEAMGAGNAGTPVVEAVRRASARGVAVAVTTRVPGGRTAAAYGPGHDLVAAGAVLVPRLRSSQARVLVMAALGVGLPVADVIERLG